A genome region from Heteronotia binoei isolate CCM8104 ecotype False Entrance Well chromosome 19, APGP_CSIRO_Hbin_v1, whole genome shotgun sequence includes the following:
- the LYSMD2 gene encoding lysM and putative peptidoglycan-binding domain-containing protein 2 has product MADFLSVPGLCLREEPLPGPEAAETEAELSLSLAFAKTRSYGSTASVAAPLAERYLEHRLDPRDTLQGIALRYGVTMEQIKRANKLFTNDCIFLRKTLNIPVISEKPLLFNGLNSLESPENEAISSPHSCEDDPVTVQEDKSSPSPQESDNHLPPEELSAKDFLHRLDLQIKLSKQAARKLKSEDVREDDEENPYATSSYQQ; this is encoded by the exons ATGGCCGATTTCCTGTCGGTGCCGGGGCTGTGCCTGCGCGAGGAGCCGCTTCCCGGGCCCGAGGCGGCCGAGACAGAGGCCGAACTCTCGCTCAGCCTGGCCTTCGCCAAGACGCGCTCGTACGGCAGCACGGCCAGCGTGGCGGCGCCTTTGGCCGAGCGCTACCTGGAGCATCGCCTCGACCCCAGGGACACCCTGCAGGGCATCGCGCTCAGATACGGAGTGACG ATGGAGCAAATAAAAAGGGCAAATAAGCTGTTTACAAATGACTGCATATTTCTGAGAAAAACATTGAATATACCAGTTATATCTGAGAAACCTTTGCTATTTAATGGACTGAACTCACTGGAGTCTCCTGAGAATGAAGCAATCAGTAGTCCCCATTCTTGCGAAGATGATCCGGTGACTGTTCAGGAAGACAAGTCTTCACCCAGTCCTCAAGAATCTGACAATCACCTTCCACCTGAAGAGTTATCTGCCAAAGATTTTCTACACAGACTAGATTTGCAGATTAAGCTGTCCAAGCAGGCAGCTAGGAAACTAAAATCTGAGGATGTCAG